One Lactobacillus sp. ESL0785 DNA window includes the following coding sequences:
- a CDS encoding ChbG/HpnK family deacetylase — MHNLIIRADDLGYSKGVNYGIYEAVKNGIINNVGVMVNMAATVHGLNLLKGFDFDLGMHTVICAGRPITDPKLIPSLVTADGSFKPSKVYRQAEHDLVNLDEVVMEIEAQYQRFLQLTNKKPDYFEAHAVYSANLLKGLTMVAEKHDLPLLPFDLELDPVKFKEQTTITTFMDSMKPNYDPYRTFEHAVDFTLKTSADDVPMMVCHPGFLDQSIMQQSSLTIPRTQEVAFLCDPQLPQQIAEKQIHLARYTELN, encoded by the coding sequence CTTAGGTTATTCTAAGGGCGTTAACTATGGTATTTATGAAGCTGTGAAAAATGGCATTATTAACAATGTTGGGGTTATGGTTAATATGGCTGCTACTGTTCACGGCTTAAACTTACTGAAGGGTTTTGATTTTGATTTAGGGATGCACACAGTAATTTGTGCAGGACGCCCAATTACTGATCCCAAACTAATTCCAAGTTTGGTGACCGCTGATGGTTCTTTTAAGCCATCGAAGGTATACCGTCAGGCCGAACATGACCTGGTTAATTTGGACGAAGTGGTCATGGAAATTGAGGCACAATATCAGCGCTTTTTACAACTAACAAATAAAAAACCTGATTACTTTGAAGCACATGCAGTTTATAGTGCTAACTTACTTAAGGGATTGACAATGGTTGCTGAAAAGCATGATTTACCGCTATTGCCATTTGATTTAGAGTTAGATCCAGTTAAATTTAAGGAGCAAACGACAATTACGACCTTCATGGATAGTATGAAGCCGAATTATGATCCTTACCGTACTTTTGAACATGCCGTTGATTTTACGTTAAAAACTTCTGCTGATGACGTACCAATGATGGTTTGTCATCCCGGATTTTTAGATCAAAGTATTATGCAGCAGTCAAGTTTGACAATTCCGCGCACGCAGGAAGTAGCCTTCTTGTGTGATCCGCAATTGCCACAACAAATTGCGGAAAAACAAATTCACTTGGCTCGTTATACAGAATTGAATTAA